CAGAGGGCGCATCATGTCAAAGGTGGAAGAGTGGGGTTTGGCGGGTCATACTATGGGCTTTATGGTTATGTATTTCTTGAACGCCGCCGGGATCATAAGCGCCTTTTCCATGTTGGGGGCTCCGGGTTTCGCCTATGTCCACGGAGTGGCAATATGTTATCTCGTAATCTACGTGGCGTTGCAGGAAATAATAGCTTTTCACGTGGCACCCAAGGTGTGGGAAATGGGATTTCGCATGGGGCATCTCACTCAGGCCCAAGCCGTGGCTGAGCGCTACGAAAGCCCGTTTTTGGGCGCTGCTTTTGCCGTAGTAACGTCCTTTGGTCTCATAGCCTATGCCGTAACTCAGGCCATGGGGTGCGCCTACGTCTTAAACGCCGTTAGCGGCGGGTGTCTCTCCATGGGTTTAGGAACTTCCATAGTGATGGCGAGCATGGCAGCTTATATCTTCATAGGCGGCATGAGGGCCATAGGGTGGACCAACGTCTTTCAGGGAATCCTCATGTTTGTGATGGCTTGGGTCGCTGGCATCTGGGTGGCGAAAGCCGCCTTCGGCTCGTGGTGGTTCGGCGAGATCTTTCGCTCGCTGGCGGAGAGTTCCCCAAAGCATTTGACGCTGCCCGGGCCCATGGGCGCGTGGTCATATCGTTTTTTCAGCAGTTCCGTAATAGTTTCGACCCTGTCCGTATGGCCCACAGGCTGGGTGTGGTGGATGGGGGCAAAGGACTTAAAGATCCTTCGCAGGTCTATAGCACTCATGCCGTTGTTTCTCTTCATCTTAATCCCTACGCTCTCCCTCGGCTTTGCGGCCATAACATTAATCCCAGGGCTCAAGGTGCCCGACCAGGCCGCGCTTGCCGTGG
The sequence above is a segment of the Acetomicrobium sp. S15 = DSM 107314 genome. Coding sequences within it:
- a CDS encoding sodium:solute symporter family protein — encoded protein: MPIQFWITLGYVGVAIAIGVTSARGRIMSKVEEWGLAGHTMGFMVMYFLNAAGIISAFSMLGAPGFAYVHGVAICYLVIYVALQEIIAFHVAPKVWEMGFRMGHLTQAQAVAERYESPFLGAAFAVVTSFGLIAYAVTQAMGCAYVLNAVSGGCLSMGLGTSIVMASMAAYIFIGGMRAIGWTNVFQGILMFVMAWVAGIWVAKAAFGSWWFGEIFRSLAESSPKHLTLPGPMGAWSYRFFSSSVIVSTLSVWPTGWVWWMGAKDLKILRRSIALMPLFLFILIPTLSLGFAAITLIPGLKVPDQAALAVANAYLPPILAGLLGAGVLAAAMSSAEPCLHVTALTYAVDVISPVAKLSKEQCAKIARTLTVVVALCIVLPLALLRPASLVYVTLIGYGFLGQSFPALMGVLFWRWATRAGALSGLLTGFAVTTALSVAKSHPMGIHAGAWGLAANFVVFLIVSYYTGSQQKAIGRFFPHLKRKP